One window of Anas acuta chromosome 23, bAnaAcu1.1, whole genome shotgun sequence genomic DNA carries:
- the TLCD5 gene encoding TLC domain-containing protein 5 isoform X2, with product MLFALPLRVACSLLAWLSLYAWFCHRYKHRSYEWSCRLVTLTHGILATCLSAYIGFIDGPWPLSHPGSPNTTLQVHGLCLSLGYFLFDLCWCVYFQTEGALMLAHHLVSILGITASLALGESAAEVNAVIFGSEITNPLLQARWFLKETGCYHSLTGDVVDFFFVVLFTGVRIGVGAWLMYCELASPKPRWYIKLGGVIMYAVSWVFMVSICRFARRKSMKKYHAWRSWRSEELYLKTNGHLKNH from the exons ATGCTGTTCGCCCTGCCCCTGCGAGTCGCCTGCAGCCTGCTTGCCTGGCTGTCCCTCTACGCGTGGTTCTGCCATCGCTACAAGCACCGGAGTTACGAATGGAGCTGCAGGCTGGTCACGCTGACCCACGGCATCCTCGCTACCTGCCTCTCTGCTTACATTGGCTTCATCGATGGCCCCTGGCCTTTGAGTCACCCAG GATCACCAAACACAACTCTCCAGGTACACGGGCTGTGCCTTAGCTTGGGCTACTTCCTCTTCGACCTCTGTTGGTGCGTGTATTTCCAGACAGAGGGTGCCCTGATGCTGGCCCACCACCTGGTGAGCATCCTGGGCATCACAGCATCCCTGGCACTCGGGGAGTCGGCCGCAGAGGTCAACGCTGTCATCTTCGGCAGCGAGATCACGAACCCGCTGTTGCAAGCCCGCTGGTTCCTGAAGGAGACGGGGTGCTACCACAGCCTTACGGGCGACGTGGTGGACTTCTTCTTCGTGGTCCTCTTCACCGGGGTGCGGATCGGAGTGGGGGCCTGGCTGATGTACTGTGAGCTCGCCTCTCCCAAGCCCAGGTGGTACATCAAGCTGGGCGGTGTCATCATGTACGCCGTCTCCTGGGTCTTCATGGTCAGCATCTGTCGCTTCGCTAGGAGGAAGAGCATGAAGAAGTACCACGCTTGGAGGAGTTGGAGGAGTGAGGAGCTGTACTTGAAAACGAACGGCCATCTGAAAAACCACTGA